Proteins from one Faecalibacterium sp. I3-3-33 genomic window:
- the xseA gene encoding exodeoxyribonuclease VII large subunit, giving the protein MADVISVSELNHYVKTLLDVNDGLFDLALRGEIANFVQNARSGHCYFSLRDEACSVKAVMFRTDARRLAFRPEEGMRVVVRCRATLYERDGAFQIYVNEMFPDGLGAAQLALEQLKARLEKEGLFDPTHKKPLPAYPKCIGVVTSKTGAALQDIRNVISRRWPSVRLLLCPVTVQGFEAARQIAAAIRTLDQSGRVDEIIVARGGGSREDLWVFNAEEIARAAFRCKTPLISAIGHEIDYTILDFVADQRAPTPSAAAELAVPDREEQRRIFENIEENIHKNIQKRLALCYNSLEQYNFLLEENAPDKILQQYSSRLQQMQQAIQTQQKARMNGKNMQLQHAAALVASLDPYRVLARGYALVTDAKGKVCTVEQLQPEQTICVRSRQYQARCRVETVEEINESTQKL; this is encoded by the coding sequence ATGGCTGATGTGATCTCGGTATCAGAGCTGAACCATTATGTCAAAACACTGCTGGATGTCAACGATGGGCTGTTTGATTTGGCCTTACGCGGTGAGATCGCAAACTTTGTGCAGAACGCGCGCAGCGGACACTGCTATTTTTCTCTGCGGGATGAAGCTTGCAGCGTAAAGGCAGTGATGTTTCGCACCGATGCCCGCCGTCTGGCATTTCGCCCGGAGGAGGGAATGCGTGTCGTGGTGCGCTGCCGTGCTACCCTTTACGAGCGGGACGGTGCGTTTCAGATCTATGTGAACGAGATGTTCCCGGATGGTCTGGGCGCGGCACAGCTTGCACTGGAGCAGCTGAAAGCCCGGCTGGAAAAGGAAGGTCTGTTTGACCCCACGCACAAAAAGCCGCTGCCTGCATACCCCAAATGTATTGGTGTCGTTACCAGCAAAACCGGGGCAGCATTGCAGGATATCCGCAACGTGATCAGCCGCCGCTGGCCATCCGTCCGGCTGCTGCTGTGCCCGGTAACGGTGCAGGGCTTTGAGGCTGCCCGGCAGATCGCTGCTGCTATCCGCACGCTGGATCAGAGTGGGCGGGTAGACGAGATCATCGTGGCCCGGGGCGGCGGCAGCAGGGAGGATCTGTGGGTGTTCAACGCCGAGGAGATTGCCCGGGCAGCATTTCGCTGCAAAACGCCGCTGATCAGCGCCATCGGGCACGAGATCGACTACACTATTCTGGACTTTGTGGCCGACCAGCGTGCACCCACGCCGTCCGCTGCCGCAGAGCTTGCAGTGCCGGATCGGGAGGAGCAGCGGCGCATTTTTGAAAATATTGAAGAAAATATTCACAAAAATATACAAAAACGGCTCGCGTTGTGCTATAATAGTCTGGAGCAATACAACTTTTTGTTGGAGGAGAACGCGCCAGACAAAATCTTACAGCAGTATTCAAGTCGTCTGCAACAGATGCAGCAGGCCATTCAGACGCAGCAAAAAGCGCGTATGAATGGCAAAAATATGCAGCTTCAACACGCGGCTGCACTGGTGGCATCGCTGGATCCATACCGTGTGCTGGCTCGTGGCTATGCCCTTGTGACCGATGCAAAAGGGAAGGTCTGCACCGTGGAGCAGCTGCAACCGGAGCAGACCATCTGTGTGCGCAGCCGGCAATATCAGGCACGATGCCGTGTAGAAACGGTGGAGGAGATCAATGAGAGCACCCAAAAGCTTTGA
- a CDS encoding SpoIIIAH-like family protein: MRALSRNTRRVTALTLAAALVIAVYLNWQYARADITPQTEDDTLMVSAEPVDAEAETSITDALPTEAEAASGASKNYGEAQLVSVANDSGTRFFEQARLKREKAHDEAMDTLQKSLKSSSLTAEEKKEYTAQMAAGLEDLNAENEIETLVRAKGFADCLCFLHAGRADLTVMTAGEPLTAAQVAQIRDVVMNKSSVTAQNITVVEVK; encoded by the coding sequence ATGAGAGCACTTTCCAGAAACACCCGCAGGGTCACCGCCCTGACACTGGCGGCAGCGCTGGTCATTGCCGTCTACTTAAACTGGCAGTATGCCCGCGCAGACATCACCCCGCAGACAGAGGACGACACCCTCATGGTCTCGGCAGAACCGGTGGATGCAGAAGCAGAGACTAGCATCACGGATGCACTGCCCACAGAAGCGGAAGCTGCCTCCGGTGCCAGCAAAAACTATGGCGAAGCACAGCTTGTCAGCGTGGCAAACGATAGTGGCACCCGCTTTTTTGAGCAGGCTCGTCTCAAGCGGGAAAAGGCACATGACGAAGCCATGGACACCCTGCAAAAAAGCCTGAAATCCTCCTCCCTGACAGCCGAGGAGAAAAAGGAGTACACCGCACAAATGGCGGCAGGGCTGGAGGATTTGAATGCGGAAAATGAGATTGAGACACTGGTGCGTGCCAAGGGCTTTGCGGACTGTCTGTGCTTTTTACATGCAGGGCGGGCAGACCTGACCGTGATGACGGCAGGTGAGCCGCTCACAGCGGCACAGGTGGCGCAGATCCGGGATGTAGTGATGAACAAGAGCAGCGTGACCGCCCAGAATATCACGGTGGTAGAGGTGAAGTGA
- the nusB gene encoding transcription antitermination factor NusB, which produces MENILPRREARENAFLLAFSQTFGDIPLAEALSNHAENDEEHPVDAFSRLLLNAYYDHSAEVDDEIRAHLRNWTMERLPRVSLTVLRLAVAEMLFGGENKPGVAINEAVELTKKYGAGEDYQFVNGLLGAVARDHGLSDEAVAESAEQ; this is translated from the coding sequence ATGGAAAATATTCTGCCCCGTAGAGAAGCCCGTGAAAACGCCTTTTTGCTGGCATTTTCGCAGACCTTTGGTGACATTCCTCTGGCCGAGGCATTGTCCAACCACGCCGAGAACGACGAGGAGCATCCTGTGGATGCCTTCAGCCGTCTGCTGCTGAACGCCTACTACGATCACTCCGCAGAGGTGGATGACGAGATCCGCGCCCATCTGCGCAACTGGACCATGGAGCGTCTGCCCCGCGTCAGCCTGACCGTGCTGCGTCTGGCCGTGGCCGAGATGCTGTTCGGCGGCGAGAACAAGCCCGGCGTTGCCATCAATGAGGCTGTGGAGCTGACCAAGAAGTACGGCGCGGGCGAGGACTACCAGTTCGTGAATGGCCTGTTGGGTGCTGTGGCACGCGACCATGGCCTGAGTGATGAAGCCGTCGCGGAGTCGGCTGAACAGTGA
- a CDS encoding ATPase, T2SS/T4P/T4SS family yields the protein MDEYYRAVRALPAWLAAPLAQLPAQTVVHIQELRLRTDCAVTFTVQGRQCPASALPGCPPTLAAMRLDTLQIEEIFHTLCNGSVHTHEKELIEGYLTTSAGNRVGVAGQFVQREGQSITLQKVTSLNLRIARSCVIPLPPALDKLLEQHFTGLLIVGEPGSGKTTLLRTIAQTLAERQRLVAVVDERGELFPPEQPLPPLERIGGVDKARAVQMALRTLAPQVILLDELGGLEETRALEQGFFSGVDFIASLHAPDAAQAQCRPQVQALLQRGMLRQLVVLAGRETPGCIREVCAV from the coding sequence GTGGACGAGTATTACCGGGCCGTCAGAGCCCTTCCCGCTTGGCTGGCAGCGCCGCTGGCACAGCTGCCCGCACAAACAGTAGTGCACATACAGGAGCTGCGGCTGCGCACAGACTGCGCGGTCACATTTACCGTGCAGGGGCGGCAATGCCCAGCTTCTGCACTGCCGGGTTGTCCTCCGACATTGGCTGCAATGCGGCTGGACACGCTGCAAATAGAGGAGATCTTCCACACCCTTTGCAACGGCTCAGTGCACACCCACGAAAAGGAGCTTATCGAGGGTTACCTGACCACTTCTGCCGGAAACCGTGTGGGCGTGGCAGGGCAGTTCGTGCAGCGGGAAGGGCAGAGCATCACCCTGCAAAAGGTCACCTCGCTCAACCTGCGGATCGCACGTAGCTGTGTTATCCCTTTGCCGCCCGCGCTGGACAAGCTGCTGGAGCAGCACTTTACCGGGTTGCTGATAGTGGGAGAACCCGGCAGCGGCAAGACCACCCTGCTGCGCACCATCGCCCAGACGCTGGCTGAGCGGCAGCGTTTGGTAGCAGTAGTGGACGAGCGGGGCGAGCTTTTCCCGCCGGAGCAACCCCTGCCGCCGCTGGAGCGCATCGGCGGGGTGGATAAAGCCCGCGCTGTCCAGATGGCGCTGCGCACGCTGGCACCGCAAGTGATCTTGCTGGACGAGCTGGGCGGCTTGGAAGAGACCAGAGCACTGGAACAAGGCTTTTTCAGCGGGGTGGACTTTATTGCCAGTCTCCACGCGCCGGATGCTGCACAGGCCCAGTGCCGCCCACAGGTACAGGCTTTGCTGCAACGCGGGATGCTACGGCAGCTGGTCGTCCTTGCCGGGCGAGAGACACCGGGCTGCATCCGGGAAGTGTGCGCCGTATGA
- a CDS encoding glycoprotease, which translates to MPVKAGQLGLRQSDALFHHTAALPEMLQELAQEFDLTKIDAVGVSQKPRPVEGSYMPCFLAGVSAATAFAAARDIPLIYTTHQQGHAAAALYAAKGEALFSQKVLLFHISGGTTDLLLCDQVRTITTLGTSTDLYAGQAVDRVGVRLGFGFPAGAEVSRLAAQCTEEIRPKSSVKGLQCSLSGLENQCNALLAAGKAPEYVCKYCLLCVADTVVRMTKAAQKEYPGLPVVCAGGVMSSDIIRTWVQQRLPQVYFVPGQYSSDNAIGVSILAAREAGLWLM; encoded by the coding sequence TTGCCGGTAAAAGCCGGGCAGCTTGGCCTGCGGCAGAGCGATGCGCTGTTCCATCACACAGCAGCTCTGCCGGAGATGCTGCAGGAGCTGGCGCAGGAATTCGACCTGACTAAAATAGATGCCGTAGGCGTTTCGCAAAAGCCGCGCCCGGTAGAGGGCAGCTATATGCCCTGTTTTCTGGCTGGTGTCAGTGCCGCGACTGCCTTTGCGGCGGCGCGGGACATTCCGCTGATCTACACCACCCATCAGCAGGGGCACGCTGCGGCAGCACTGTATGCTGCAAAGGGCGAGGCGCTGTTCTCCCAAAAGGTACTGCTGTTCCATATCTCCGGCGGCACCACGGATCTTTTGCTGTGCGATCAGGTGCGTACCATCACCACCCTTGGCACCAGTACCGATCTGTATGCCGGTCAGGCGGTGGATCGCGTAGGCGTACGGCTGGGCTTTGGCTTCCCCGCCGGGGCCGAGGTCTCCCGCCTTGCCGCGCAGTGCACGGAAGAAATTCGCCCCAAGTCCAGCGTAAAGGGGCTGCAATGCAGCCTTTCCGGGCTGGAAAACCAGTGCAACGCCCTGCTTGCTGCCGGTAAAGCGCCGGAATACGTCTGCAAATACTGCCTGCTTTGCGTGGCAGATACCGTTGTCCGCATGACAAAGGCTGCGCAGAAGGAATACCCCGGTCTGCCGGTGGTCTGCGCCGGTGGTGTAATGAGCAGCGATATCATCCGCACATGGGTGCAGCAGCGTCTGCCGCAGGTCTATTTTGTGCCGGGGCAGTATTCCAGTGATAACGCCATCGGCGTGTCCATTCTTGCTGCGCGGGAGGCCGGGCTATGGCTGATGTGA
- a CDS encoding divergent PAP2 family protein, producing MQYIQNLLSVNQILTASLLSWFVAQVLKTIINFILLGKFQLERMWGDGGMPSAHSATVCAMAIVTGRSAGVASPIFAVACVVAIITMHDAMGVRHETGEQAKVLNQMIAQWIDVSEKNAPFLQNMHLKEMVGHTPLQVVAGVLLGSLVGFLFPVM from the coding sequence ATGCAGTATATTCAAAATCTTTTGTCGGTCAATCAGATCTTGACCGCGTCGCTTCTCAGCTGGTTCGTTGCGCAGGTGCTAAAGACCATCATCAACTTCATTCTGCTGGGCAAGTTCCAGTTAGAGCGGATGTGGGGCGATGGCGGTATGCCCAGCGCACACAGCGCGACCGTCTGCGCCATGGCTATCGTTACCGGGCGCAGCGCCGGGGTCGCCTCGCCGATTTTTGCGGTGGCCTGCGTTGTAGCGATCATCACCATGCACGATGCCATGGGCGTCCGGCACGAGACCGGCGAGCAGGCAAAGGTGCTGAATCAGATGATTGCCCAGTGGATCGATGTAAGCGAGAAAAACGCTCCCTTTTTGCAGAATATGCACCTGAAGGAAATGGTCGGCCACACGCCGCTGCAGGTCGTAGCAGGCGTGCTGCTCGGCTCTCTGGTAGGCTTTTTGTTCCCGGTCATGTAA
- a CDS encoding polyprenyl synthetase family protein encodes MEYKAQYQEYLLQATAALDAASARFLPEESEVCRAARYSLLGGGKRIRAILTLSVCDMLGGEMQAAAQFAAAVEMLHCYSLIHDDLPCMDNDDLRRGRPSCHKAFSESTAMLAGDVLLTEAFEVIANAPAAPQVCVAAARALGAGAGSRGMVYGQELDLKYEALAATEEQLRLIHRNKTGALINAAVQMGAAAAGATPQQCEILASYAYGLGLVFQIVDDVLDVTSTPEQLGKPIGSDSENGKTTFVTLYGADGAMALAQKLNEQICDDLQQHFGEKAAFLQQLAQQLLVRKN; translated from the coding sequence ATGGAATACAAGGCGCAATATCAGGAATATCTGCTGCAGGCCACGGCTGCGCTGGATGCTGCCAGCGCCCGTTTTCTGCCCGAGGAATCAGAGGTGTGCAGAGCCGCCCGTTACAGCTTGCTGGGCGGCGGAAAGCGCATCCGCGCAATTCTGACGCTCAGCGTTTGCGATATGCTGGGCGGTGAGATGCAGGCTGCCGCACAGTTTGCTGCAGCTGTGGAGATGCTGCATTGCTACTCGCTGATCCACGATGATTTGCCCTGTATGGACAATGATGATCTGCGCCGAGGGCGTCCCTCCTGCCACAAGGCTTTCAGCGAGTCCACGGCAATGCTGGCCGGTGATGTGCTGCTGACCGAGGCTTTTGAGGTGATCGCAAACGCACCCGCTGCGCCGCAGGTCTGCGTGGCAGCCGCCCGTGCGCTGGGCGCAGGTGCAGGTAGCCGCGGCATGGTCTACGGGCAGGAGTTGGATCTGAAATATGAAGCACTGGCGGCCACCGAGGAGCAACTGCGTCTCATCCACCGAAACAAGACCGGTGCACTGATCAACGCCGCCGTTCAGATGGGCGCTGCCGCAGCCGGTGCAACGCCGCAGCAGTGCGAGATACTGGCCTCCTACGCATACGGGCTGGGGCTGGTGTTCCAGATCGTGGACGACGTGCTGGACGTTACCAGCACCCCGGAGCAGCTGGGCAAGCCCATCGGCAGCGACAGCGAAAACGGCAAGACCACCTTCGTCACCCTGTACGGGGCAGACGGTGCCATGGCGCTGGCGCAAAAGCTGAACGAGCAGATCTGCGATGATCTGCAACAGCATTTTGGTGAAAAGGCCGCCTTCCTGCAGCAGTTGGCACAACAGCTTCTGGTGCGCAAAAACTAA
- a CDS encoding Asp23/Gls24 family envelope stress response protein, translated as MEDSTMDLQNMDLQGGSLQISTEVVGKIARCAALEVDGVAEVSCGVQNKKLKSLLESASIQPPVVVEMRDGTANITLHLMMQFGARIPSVAEKVQENVKSAVQNMTNVTVSRVDLVIAGLAEAQ; from the coding sequence ATGGAGGACAGCACAATGGATTTACAGAACATGGATCTTCAGGGCGGCAGCCTTCAGATTTCGACCGAGGTCGTGGGTAAGATCGCCCGCTGCGCCGCACTGGAAGTGGACGGCGTTGCCGAGGTATCCTGCGGCGTGCAGAACAAAAAACTGAAAAGTCTGCTGGAATCTGCCAGCATCCAGCCGCCTGTGGTGGTGGAGATGCGGGACGGCACGGCCAACATTACTCTGCACCTGATGATGCAGTTCGGCGCACGGATCCCCTCTGTGGCTGAAAAGGTACAGGAGAACGTCAAGTCTGCCGTACAGAACATGACCAATGTGACGGTCAGTCGCGTAGATCTGGTCATTGCAGGCCTTGCCGAGGCGCAGTAA
- the ligA gene encoding NAD-dependent DNA ligase LigA produces MEYLELEQAKKRVEELRATIEKNNRLYYDQDAPELEDFEYDALTRELKELEAQFPQLVTAASPTQKVGGTASSKLPKVTHAVKMESLLDAFSFDELRDFDRRVREAGVTPEYVVEIKIDGLSCSLEYENGQLVRASTRGDGVVGEDVTANVRAIRSIPKTLKDAPEFLEVRGEVYMPHKAFQHLCAEQELQGAAPFKNPRNAAAGSLRQKDARITGSRGLSIFVFNVQQIRGETLTKHSESLDYLKSLGLPVSPRYHVVHDIEDAISEIENIGQNRAKLDFDMDGAVIKVNDFAQRELMGSTNKFPRWAIAFKYPPEVKETTLRSIEVAVGRTGVLTPTACFDPVFLAGTTVARATLHNEDFIRQFGLCIGDTIQVRKAGDIIPEVIGVTHHAEDAEPYTMPTVCPSCGAPVVHLEDEAALRCVNPECPAQALRNIIHFASRDAMDIEGLGEAVATQLVEKELVHSAADIYTLTREQLLELDKFKEKSADNLLQAITASKQNNLDKLLFGFGIRNIGDKAAALLAEHFGTLQAIREATAEQISQIDGFGGVMAQSVVEFFAKEGTTDLVHRLADAGVNMQWKGEPKGDKLAGKTLVVTGTLETLSRNEAEALIVKNGGKASGSVSKKTAYVVAGTAAGSKLTKAQALGVPVLTEQEFLAMLQDIPAEPETT; encoded by the coding sequence GTGGAATATTTGGAACTGGAACAGGCAAAAAAACGCGTGGAAGAGCTGCGCGCAACGATCGAAAAAAACAACCGGCTTTACTACGATCAGGATGCGCCGGAGCTGGAGGATTTTGAATACGATGCCCTGACGCGGGAACTGAAGGAACTGGAAGCGCAGTTTCCTCAGCTTGTCACAGCAGCATCGCCCACCCAGAAGGTGGGCGGCACCGCCAGCAGCAAGCTGCCCAAGGTGACCCATGCTGTCAAGATGGAAAGCCTGCTGGATGCGTTTTCTTTTGACGAACTGCGGGACTTTGACCGCCGTGTCCGCGAGGCCGGGGTCACACCGGAATATGTCGTGGAGATCAAAATCGACGGTCTTTCTTGCAGCTTAGAGTATGAGAACGGGCAGCTTGTCCGCGCCTCCACCCGCGGTGACGGCGTGGTGGGTGAGGATGTTACCGCAAACGTGCGTGCTATCCGCAGCATTCCCAAGACCCTCAAGGATGCGCCGGAGTTTCTGGAAGTGCGCGGCGAGGTGTATATGCCTCACAAGGCTTTTCAACACCTGTGTGCCGAGCAGGAATTGCAGGGTGCTGCGCCTTTTAAAAATCCCCGCAATGCAGCAGCTGGTTCTCTGCGGCAGAAGGATGCCCGCATCACCGGCAGCCGGGGACTTTCCATCTTTGTGTTCAACGTGCAGCAGATCCGGGGTGAGACCCTGACCAAGCACTCCGAAAGTCTGGATTACCTCAAGAGCCTTGGTTTGCCGGTATCGCCGCGCTACCATGTGGTGCATGATATCGAGGACGCCATTTCTGAAATCGAGAACATCGGCCAGAATCGTGCAAAGCTGGATTTCGACATGGACGGTGCCGTTATCAAGGTGAACGATTTTGCCCAGCGGGAGCTGATGGGTTCTACTAACAAATTCCCGCGCTGGGCCATTGCCTTCAAATACCCGCCGGAGGTCAAGGAGACCACCCTGCGCAGCATCGAGGTGGCCGTTGGCCGCACCGGCGTGCTCACCCCCACTGCCTGCTTCGACCCAGTGTTTTTGGCAGGTACCACGGTAGCTCGCGCCACCCTCCACAACGAGGACTTTATCCGGCAGTTCGGGCTGTGCATCGGGGACACCATTCAGGTGCGCAAGGCGGGCGATATCATCCCAGAGGTCATCGGAGTCACCCATCATGCGGAGGACGCTGAGCCCTACACCATGCCCACGGTCTGCCCCTCCTGCGGCGCGCCGGTGGTGCATCTGGAGGACGAAGCCGCCCTGCGCTGTGTGAACCCGGAGTGCCCGGCACAGGCGCTGCGCAATATCATCCATTTTGCCTCCCGGGATGCCATGGATATCGAGGGCTTGGGCGAGGCAGTGGCCACCCAGTTGGTGGAAAAGGAGCTGGTGCATTCTGCAGCAGATATCTACACGCTGACCCGGGAACAGCTGCTGGAACTGGACAAATTCAAGGAGAAAAGCGCAGACAATTTGTTACAGGCCATTACTGCCTCCAAGCAGAACAATCTGGATAAGCTTTTGTTCGGCTTTGGCATCCGCAATATCGGCGATAAGGCAGCCGCGCTGCTGGCAGAGCATTTCGGCACGCTGCAAGCGATCCGGGAAGCCACCGCAGAGCAGATCAGTCAGATCGACGGCTTTGGCGGTGTGATGGCGCAAAGCGTGGTGGAGTTCTTTGCCAAGGAAGGCACCACCGACCTTGTACACCGCCTTGCAGATGCCGGGGTCAATATGCAGTGGAAGGGCGAGCCGAAGGGGGACAAGCTTGCGGGCAAAACACTGGTGGTCACCGGTACGCTGGAGACCCTCTCCCGCAACGAAGCCGAGGCGCTGATCGTGAAAAACGGCGGCAAAGCCAGCGGCTCGGTCTCCAAAAAAACGGCCTATGTTGTGGCCGGTACGGCGGCGGGCTCCAAGCTGACCAAAGCACAGGCGCTGGGCGTGCCGGTGCTGACCGAACAGGAGTTCCTTGCCATGCTGCAAGATATCCCGGCAGAACCGGAAACGACTTGA
- a CDS encoding SpoIIIAC/SpoIIIAD family protein: protein MSAAVPVLAALLLAAFAGILLQRYSPAFALLLSLGAAVWLLLRLAQPLRGVLQAFVQLGQHTNAQAFSCLLRSAGIMLLADYVRTLCEEAGADTLAWCAGLAGRCLVLAAVWPLLEQIFQTIWRLAG, encoded by the coding sequence ATGAGTGCGGCGGTTCCGGTGCTGGCGGCGCTGCTGCTGGCGGCCTTTGCCGGTATTCTATTACAACGATATTCCCCGGCGTTTGCACTGCTGCTTTCGCTGGGTGCTGCGGTGTGGCTGCTGCTCCGTCTGGCACAGCCGCTGCGCGGGGTACTGCAAGCATTCGTGCAGCTGGGGCAGCACACCAACGCACAGGCTTTTTCCTGCCTTTTGCGCAGCGCGGGGATCATGCTGCTGGCAGATTACGTCCGCACCCTCTGCGAGGAAGCCGGAGCGGACACTCTTGCATGGTGTGCCGGGCTGGCAGGGCGGTGTCTCGTACTGGCAGCAGTATGGCCGCTGCTGGAACAGATATTCCAGACGATCTGGAGGTTGGCGGGATGA
- the xseB gene encoding exodeoxyribonuclease VII small subunit: MRAPKSFEEGMDRLNAILAQMQQEDTSLADSVKLYAEAASLMQYCHATLEKTSLQIEEINAKIAETVEAPQEQEEE, translated from the coding sequence ATGAGAGCACCCAAAAGCTTTGAAGAAGGAATGGATCGGTTGAACGCGATCCTTGCACAGATGCAGCAGGAGGATACCTCGCTGGCAGATTCCGTCAAGCTGTATGCGGAAGCGGCCTCCCTGATGCAGTACTGTCACGCAACGCTGGAAAAAACATCGCTGCAGATCGAGGAGATCAATGCAAAGATTGCCGAGACCGTAGAAGCCCCGCAGGAGCAGGAGGAAGAATAA
- the spoIIIAC gene encoding stage III sporulation protein AC: MDIELVFKIAAIGIIVAVLNQLLIRSGREDQAMMTTLAGLVVVLSILVKQISALFATIRSLFAL; this comes from the coding sequence ATGGATATCGAGCTTGTGTTCAAAATTGCGGCCATCGGCATCATCGTTGCTGTGCTCAATCAGTTGCTCATCCGCTCCGGGCGGGAGGATCAGGCCATGATGACCACGCTGGCGGGGCTTGTGGTGGTGCTCTCCATTCTCGTCAAGCAGATCAGCGCCCTGTTTGCCACCATCCGCTCTCTGTTTGCGCTATGA
- a CDS encoding stage III sporulation protein AG: protein MKKNELLSTLRSLQSSKGRTSLAVAVGVLAMLLLLLSELLPGGGTQKAAASTTQTVAVSQYQTRLEQQLEGLISQLQGAGRTTVMVTLTTGEETIYAVDTQTGDLQQQETHVLLQDGSALAETTYLPQVCGVAVLCEGGGDVRVAARITELLHSLLDLPTNRICVEQRKR from the coding sequence ATGAAAAAGAACGAATTGCTTTCCACCTTGCGCTCTCTGCAAAGCAGTAAAGGCCGCACTTCGCTGGCAGTGGCGGTCGGTGTGCTGGCAATGCTGCTGCTTTTGCTGTCGGAACTTTTGCCCGGCGGTGGTACGCAGAAAGCGGCGGCATCCACCACCCAGACCGTTGCTGTCAGCCAGTACCAGACCCGGCTGGAGCAGCAGCTGGAAGGGCTTATCAGCCAGCTGCAAGGGGCGGGACGTACCACAGTCATGGTCACCCTGACCACCGGAGAGGAGACTATCTATGCAGTAGATACCCAGACCGGAGATCTGCAACAGCAGGAGACGCACGTTCTTTTACAGGATGGGTCTGCGCTGGCCGAGACTACCTATCTGCCGCAGGTATGCGGGGTCGCCGTGCTGTGTGAGGGCGGGGGAGACGTCCGGGTGGCAGCCCGTATCACTGAGCTGCTGCATTCGCTGTTGGATCTGCCCACAAACCGCATCTGTGTGGAGCAGCGCAAGCGCTGA
- a CDS encoding stage III sporulation protein AE has translation MKKRSLIICVAALDFLCSKTSLKAVAAEAAPWQTYLDKAPVQAEQFAADPLGTLLHLFAAEPVQLLRDVLQQYADILLFLSLAAGLAFLLQDTADRALLELAAAGGCGVLLWQELDELAAALCTRMAGWKSYLLGFLPVYSGVLAAGGEWNAGAAANGFLLTVLCFIAQAVTLWLQPLLHSYLAISMACGISSRKSLSEGCTLTGRLLRQAIGWAGKAFAALMSLQRVVTVQLDRSASRLGQLLTGSVPIVGQALSSAADAVLAGMQLLKSTLGIAALLSIGAEFAPLYLGLLVHLFFLSCCGWLAGIGGLEHCHKLLQCFAEAVRCMAAVTALFFMLFVVGIVLLMLTGGG, from the coding sequence ATGAAAAAACGCAGCCTTATCATTTGCGTGGCAGCGCTGGACTTTCTGTGCAGCAAAACCTCTCTAAAAGCCGTGGCTGCGGAAGCCGCACCGTGGCAGACTTATCTTGACAAAGCACCTGTACAGGCCGAGCAGTTTGCGGCAGACCCGCTTGGCACCTTGCTGCATTTATTTGCCGCCGAGCCGGTGCAGTTACTGCGGGATGTGCTGCAGCAATATGCCGATATTCTACTGTTTTTATCGCTGGCGGCTGGGCTTGCATTTCTCTTGCAGGACACTGCCGACAGAGCCCTGCTGGAGCTGGCGGCTGCCGGCGGCTGCGGCGTTTTATTGTGGCAGGAACTGGACGAGCTTGCCGCTGCCCTGTGCACCCGGATGGCCGGGTGGAAAAGCTATCTGCTGGGCTTTTTGCCGGTGTACAGCGGCGTACTGGCGGCGGGCGGCGAATGGAACGCCGGAGCGGCTGCAAACGGCTTTCTGCTCACGGTGCTATGTTTTATTGCACAGGCGGTCACTCTCTGGCTGCAGCCGCTGCTGCACAGCTACCTCGCCATCAGCATGGCCTGCGGCATCAGTTCCCGCAAAAGTCTGTCCGAGGGCTGCACCCTGACCGGACGGCTGCTGCGGCAGGCCATCGGCTGGGCGGGCAAAGCGTTCGCCGCCCTGATGAGCCTTCAGCGCGTAGTCACGGTGCAGCTGGATCGTTCGGCCTCCCGTCTGGGGCAGCTTCTGACCGGCAGTGTACCTATTGTGGGGCAGGCGTTGAGCAGCGCGGCAGACGCAGTGCTGGCCGGGATGCAGCTGCTCAAAAGCACCCTTGGTATTGCCGCATTACTCAGCATCGGGGCAGAGTTTGCGCCCTTGTATCTCGGGCTGCTGGTACATCTGTTTTTTCTGTCCTGCTGCGGCTGGCTTGCCGGGATCGGCGGGCTGGAGCATTGCCATAAGCTGCTGCAATGCTTTGCCGAAGCCGTGCGCTGCATGGCGGCAGTTACAGCTTTGTTTTTCATGTTGTTTGTGGTGGGCATCGTGCTGCTGATGTTGACAGGGGGTGGTTAG